CCTTGGAATTGGTAATTTTTGAATGACCTTTCCAATCAAGAAGAATGGTGGGTGCTATTTTAGTAGCTCTGCACTCCAATTTCTCTCATTCTTTGTCCATGGACACCCGGtgcgaataaaaaaaaaaaaatctcattctttGCCTGTAGTTTCGAACTGGTGATTATCTTTAGGTTTCATCTAAATAGACATTTAATAACTTCGATGGATCTTGCAGGGCAGCAGAGAAGGCAACTCCCAAGGAACTGGAATCAAAGATTCCTCCAAAAGACATTCCCAAGGAGGACAAGCACTGATGTGTCTATAGAGGGAGCTCTGTGTCGTACTACAAGAGTTACCTAGTTTTAcgttttcttttcctcttttttttttttttaataattaattattttattagaacAAGTCTTGATGAATCCCGGGATTAGTTGCACccaaattttcttaattttgtctTTGGTTGCGGTTTGGCAACTTACTTATTAGTGTGTATTTACAAAGAAGAAAGTTATCCTTGTTTTAGAAAGGGAACCTCCGTTTCTCCCTTCATAATGATATTCTATGTATactcatgaaaaaaataatggcATGCTAAATAACATCGACCTCTCGATGGGATCAGGCAGAGCTGGACAAGGTCTGTCCAAATCAATCCTAAAGGGTAGAGACATTTTCCAGAGTTTGGCCATGCCTAAACAGATTCAAAGTCTTTCCTAACCTTTACCGCAATGTTAAGTCTATGTTAAGACTACAATTGTTCTAGTCTCTGTTTGCTTTGTTCAATGGTCGATGCGAAGCTATTAGAGTATTATGCCCTTTTGTTGTTCAGCTTTGAAATTGTGTCATCTGGGTCGCTCGTCTATTGTTGGTTTGTCAAATTCTACATACGACAAGGCCATAAGCTGAGTGTCGCATAAGTTAAGGTATCTTGACGAAAGGATGATGTattttttgaccttttctttttcccaaacTTGAGTTTGGTTTCTGAACTATGTATAGTATTTGTTCATTTGTCAAAATTCTTATACCAGCGTCGTTATAGATCAAATGTTTGTCTGATCACATCAAAGTAAACTTGAGAATAGAGATGTATGTCTCTAGACCATAAAGTAAGTTTCATAATTTCATTTGTCTCCATTATTAGTAGAgattaaaaaggatattatgTACAAAATGTAAATAACATGAATAATTATTAGTTTAGTAACGATAACTCGATAAAATAAGGGCAAGATTGAGATATTACCCAAATTTTACTCATAAAGAATAATCGACAGCTCAAGATTAAAACTGAAATCTGGCACATAATTCATGGATCAGAATGTAGTTTaaatggtcttttttttttttttttttttttttaacacaaccAAGAACAAGCGTAGTTCGAAACATGGATATATGGAGATAGAAGAGCACAAACAGAGAACGAAATGCATCACACTACAAGTATCTAAGACACTGCATGTTCAATTTCTGAACAAGAAGCTAGGAGAGTTTTCTTTAGTTGTCCACTCCCCATTGTCCCCATTACATCATTGAAGCTGAAAGTCTGAATAAAACTACCCAACCACGAAATTACCTCAGAAGCTGACTACTCCCACCAGAATGGAGGAGCTCGTGAGGCCTCACTTTCCAACAAGCCATCGAGCGCCCCTTGAGACCCTCCATTGCAGTATTCATTGGCATCAGGAACCAAAACTATACCTGCAGACTTGTCGTTTACAGCATGAGAGCGCGAGTGCTGAGACACTCCAACTCCATGAAATTGCTGTTCTGAGCCCAAGAATTTAATCGGATGGCTCGCACTGGACTGAACCAGGGGGTTCAGACCTATTGCTGGAgtttgtgtttgatgtgttgacaGAAGATAGAGAGCACAACCCAAGTCAATGGATTGTGTTAGCCCATCGGATAATATATTGTGGCAGCCCCTTCCACTTTCTGTTGAAGCAATATTATTGCTATTGGGAGGTGCCTGCAGATAGAGGGAGGCTTCAGGGGCTGCCTGGTTGCCCACTCTTGGGCCATTTTCCTGTAAGAAAGAGAACATTTTATTTCCCTCATTGTAAATGAAGGCAAAGGAATTCAGGGGACGTTGTCCGTCGCCGGCTATCCCAGGCCAGGTGCTGCTTCTCAAAGTGGTTGCATATATGTGTGGATTACTGAATTGCAACATTCTGGGACCTGGTTTACAGAGAGAAATGTCAATTTCAGAAGCAGGGTGCTCGAGTATAATTAATAATGGAAGGATTGGATGGTGATCAATGAATATTCATTGATTCGAATCCGGCGACTGGCAATCTCAAATTTGCCTGTCCAATCGCACTTGAGGAACTGGGCAATACCATAAATaccatataattaaattatctgTGCAACTTCACCTTTTTCCCCAGAATTACCATAAGAAAAATGGTCATAGATGGACTCCCTAAAACCACTTATTATAGATTCTCTTACTTCCCTAATTGACTCAATGAACTATTGAAGCTTTTGAGAAAGCTCAGCAATTTGCTTAAACTAAAGGTGAGTGGCAAGATGTGTAATGTATGGTTCCAATTTCATTCTTAGCCTCAAACTGTCAGGCAGAATTACGCATTGAACACAGCAATAAGAGAGTCTTCTCGGTACTTAGATAAGAATATTAATCCAAGACCTTTGTAATTGGAGAGAAGTTTCTCAGAACTCAGGTAAAGGGGTTCTGGCTGAGATTTTCTTCGGCGCATGTTGTGTCCATCAAGGCGTTTCCTGCAGCTTCTCTTTACCTCATCAAACTCCCCCAGAGAATGGAATCTATAATACGTAAAGAAAAAACCCCACATGATTGGACATAAACTTCttatatttaataatcaagaaaaattacaaatccGACgacagaaaagaaataaaattctcgTCCATCAAAAGCATGCTATTGGTATCAAACCTGCTGCATTGTTGGCAGAACCGCTGCTCTTTGCCCCCTACAATCACAACTGGGGTCTTAGAGTGGAGTTCGCAAACCCTATGGCGCCGGTGATAATCCCTGCAGATACTGAGGTCTGACTTGCATCCATCAACTAAGCATGAAACATTCTGGGTTCCACTGAGCACCCGATTCCTTTTCAATGGCCCTGAAGGTGATGACCGTACTGTTGTTGTTGAGGCCCCTCTGTCCTTCAATCCATCTACAGATCTCTCCTCCAAATCAGATACTCTGCCGAGCTTCAAGTCCACCGCAAGTCCTCCTCTATTCTTCTGCCCACCTATGCCACTGCAACCAACAAGGCCAGCAAGGCTGCTGCTATCCTCTTTTTCCTCCAACTCAAGTGAATCCCATGCAAAGTCCTTCCAGTCCCAGTCCATAGCAAACCGGGGGTAAAGCTCTTTCACAATTTATCCACCTTAAACAATCGCATAAAAATTAGAACTTGTTCAAGACAAATGAAAACGAaagatccaattttttttttttttggggtcaaAAGGAAGTTGGTGGAAAATTGCGCTTTATAGATTAATCCTAAAGATCAAGAACAGTGTACCGCAgtttcttgaaatttttggtGGCAACTATGATAAAGTCAAATTGAAGAGAAGCTAGCTAAAATGGTACATGAATACAAGTTCAACCTTTTTGTTTCTCTGCTCGGAGATAGAAGTCTGAAATGCCACATAGAGAGGGAACAGTTAGCTCAATTTCAATGATAACAAACGAAGGAACTTCCAATATCCCTGCCCAGTAGAAGGCAAGGACAAAGTTCAAGCCGATGAGCTATAGGGACAGAAAGCATTGACTAGACTGCATAAAATAAGAGCTGAGAATTCCTGCAAGGAAGGCCCATCTCGAAAGATTTTAGTGATCTttgttctctttttcctttctttatgTGGTGTTCCTCTGTTTGTCCGTTTTTCTATACCTAGTtggattattaaaataaaaaattctaaacataaaccTACACActacatatcatttttttttttaattttttaattttttttatcaaatatttgatatatagataatgagtaaaaaatattaattagtttaaaaagaataaactcaaaaaaaatttaaaaaaaaaaaatatgtgatatgTGGTGTGTAGGCTTATGTGTAGCAATGCTCTACTGTAGGTGTTGAAAATAAACAAGTAAACAACTAAAAATGTGAAAGAGAAAGTAGAAAGAAATAGAAAGAGGCCAATGGCAAAGAGAAGGACAGGTAGTGCTTGTACTTGGAAATTATTTAAACCATAACAGACCTAAAATAATACTagcagaagagagaaaaagtacaAAATAGAATGAGggagattaattaattaagcacaTATTCACCTAGTAATTAGtttatctaatgcataagtttctgtgagagagagagagagagagagagagagagagagagcgagcttTTATTAAAGGTAAAGTTGTCGATGATAATagtttttaaaggaaaaaatagtGTTTGGGCCCCTTCCTTTAAAATAATTAAGCATGGTtccttttctaatttttagtgAAACAGACAGCATAATTATCTgccatgaaaagaaaaaggacagCATGATATATTTCTTATTTGATAAGGATCAACTCTAATTAGTTACCAGTTGAATACCACTTAAGACTTGCTGACTTAGTTAATATGCCACCTTATTAAACATGTATATAAGGTCTATATATTtgattaacatatatatatatatatatatgaaactttCAACGGACAAGATTCTGATATGAGTGTAAAGGCTTTGGTGGTGCGCACATTGACTAATCTTTCCACTTATTTCCTTTATCTCTTTCCTTTACCAGTTGGGTTGTTAAAAGAATTGAGATAATTTATAGGAATTTCCTGTGGGATGGTAATGGGGAGGAAAGAAAGTTTCATTTGATGAGTTGGAATAAGGTTTGTCTTCCGGTTTTCTATGGAGGGTTGGGTGTGCGAAACTTAAGACTTTTCAAGAAAACTCTCATTGGGAAATGAATTTAGAGGTATCTTGATAAGAGTAATGCATCATGGAGAAATATTGTGGATGTTAAACATGGGAGCATATGTGGGAGTTGGTGTACGAATAAAGTAAGAGGTATGTTTggggtgggtttgtggaagTCTATTCAGTTGGGATGGGGGACTTTGTCAAGAATACTAAATTTAAGGTGGGGGATGGGGCAAATATCTATTTATGGCATGACACTTGGTGGGGGGATTCACCTTTAAGGTTGATTTCCCTAATCTCTTTAGGATTGCTAGAGATAAAGGGGTTGCTGTGGCTGATTCCtatcattttttcaacaatataatttgctaaaattttaaatttactagAGTGTGCAAGATTGGTAAGTGTGTGAAGTTTCATAATTATTAGaaagattatatgagatgaagcTTGATTAAAATAGGGAGGACAGTTTGTTATGGGTGCTTACAGTTAATTCCAAATTTTCAGTGAGTTCTTTTTACAAGGCATTAACCAGTCATTGAGTCAAAGATTATTCGTGGAAAAGTATTTAGAAAGCCAAGTTGCCTAGTAAGGTTGCTTTCTTCTGCTAGCTGGTGTCTCTTGGGAAAATACTAACCATTGA
This is a stretch of genomic DNA from Carya illinoinensis cultivar Pawnee chromosome 3, C.illinoinensisPawnee_v1, whole genome shotgun sequence. It encodes these proteins:
- the LOC122303464 gene encoding squamosa promoter-binding-like protein 16, which codes for MDWDWKDFAWDSLELEEKEDSSSLAGLVGCSGIGGQKNRGGLAVDLKLGRVSDLEERSVDGLKDRGASTTTVRSSPSGPLKRNRVLSGTQNVSCLVDGCKSDLSICRDYHRRHRVCELHSKTPVVIVGGKEQRFCQQCSRFHSLGEFDEVKRSCRKRLDGHNMRRRKSQPEPLYLSSEKLLSNYKGPRMLQFSNPHIYATTLRSSTWPGIAGDGQRPLNSFAFIYNEGNKMFSFLQENGPRVGNQAAPEASLYLQAPPNSNNIASTESGRGCHNILSDGLTQSIDLGCALYLLSTHQTQTPAIGLNPLVQSSASHPIKFLGSEQQFHGVGVSQHSRSHAVNDKSAGIVLVPDANEYCNGGSQGALDGLLESEASRAPPFWWE